A single region of the Terriglobales bacterium genome encodes:
- a CDS encoding polysaccharide deacetylase family protein: protein MLGWLTGAALLGGAGAYSYAAIAPQSQLFGASFARGADPRQLALTYDDGPNDSCTQSLLDVLSKYGVKATFFLIGRHVRSRPDIARQIAEAGHAIGNHTYSHPNLIFTSLRKLRRELEICERVLTESIGEHARLFRPPFGAKRPAVMRTIHSMGFKPIKWSVTCYDWKPTTADRVEQHAVRQIRGGDLILMHDGDHNHMGADRSHTVEATDRLIRRYHDQGYEFVTIPEMMKGKEEQDRDKDAAPNVAT, encoded by the coding sequence ATGTTAGGTTGGCTCACTGGTGCTGCCCTTTTGGGCGGCGCGGGGGCATATAGTTATGCAGCCATTGCCCCTCAGTCGCAGCTTTTCGGCGCGAGCTTCGCTCGCGGTGCTGATCCGCGGCAACTCGCCCTGACCTATGACGATGGCCCCAACGACTCCTGCACGCAGAGTCTATTGGATGTGCTCTCCAAGTACGGTGTAAAGGCCACTTTCTTTCTCATCGGCCGTCATGTGCGCTCGCGTCCTGATATTGCCCGCCAGATTGCCGAAGCCGGACACGCTATCGGGAACCATACCTACTCCCACCCCAATCTCATTTTTACTTCTTTGCGGAAGCTGCGGCGCGAGTTGGAAATTTGCGAACGCGTGCTGACGGAAAGCATCGGCGAGCACGCACGGCTGTTCCGTCCGCCTTTTGGAGCCAAGCGTCCGGCGGTCATGCGCACCATTCACAGCATGGGATTCAAACCCATCAAGTGGAGCGTGACCTGCTACGACTGGAAGCCTACGACTGCCGACCGGGTTGAGCAGCACGCCGTACGGCAGATTCGCGGAGGCGATTTGATCCTGATGCACGATGGCGATCACAACCACATGGGCGCCGACCGCAGCCACACCGTCGAAGCCACCGACCGCCTCATTCGCCGCTACCACGATCAAGGCTATGAATTTGTTACCATCCCCGAAATGATGAAGGGAAAAGAAGAGCAAGACCGCGACA
- a CDS encoding deoxynucleoside kinase gives MAKLFEPPRYIAVEGPIRVGKSTLARILSERMNAQRVIEPEDNPFLTGFYEGERGAAFQTQFTFLIQRYEQLRALEAGPEARKTIVADYIFEKDKIFACINLNDHELAIYNRYYHIFREQVPTPDLVIYLQASPEVLKKRLRKKNAPGEGAISDDYIEEVAKAYEHFFFHYTASDLLVVNTSDIDFVDRNEDLQELLRRLSEPIHGTQYFLPLGSEAASA, from the coding sequence ATGGCGAAACTTTTCGAGCCTCCCCGTTACATCGCAGTGGAAGGGCCCATCCGAGTCGGTAAGAGTACGCTTGCCCGTATTTTATCAGAACGGATGAACGCACAACGAGTCATTGAACCGGAAGATAATCCTTTTCTCACCGGTTTCTATGAGGGCGAACGCGGCGCGGCCTTCCAGACACAATTCACCTTTCTCATCCAGCGCTACGAGCAGTTGCGGGCACTCGAGGCCGGCCCCGAGGCGCGCAAGACCATCGTGGCCGATTACATCTTCGAGAAAGACAAGATCTTCGCCTGCATCAATCTCAACGATCATGAGCTGGCGATTTATAACCGCTACTATCACATTTTCCGCGAGCAGGTCCCCACGCCGGATCTGGTGATTTATTTGCAAGCTTCCCCGGAAGTGTTGAAGAAACGCCTGCGCAAAAAGAATGCTCCCGGCGAAGGCGCCATCAGCGATGATTACATCGAGGAAGTCGCCAAGGCCTACGAGCATTTTTTCTTTCACTACACGGCTTCGGACTTGCTGGTCGTGAATACTTCCGACATTGACTTTGTGGACCGCAACGAAGATTTGCAGGAGCTGTTGCGGCGGCTGAGCGAACCCATCCATGGGACGCAATATTTCCTGCCGCTGGGCTCGGAGGCGGCCAGCGCGTGA
- the panB gene encoding 3-methyl-2-oxobutanoate hydroxymethyltransferase, translated as MSFTSSHEQQESSSRPKVTIQSIQEKKGKQRITCLTAYDYPSARLVDEAGIDMILVGDSLSMVVLGQENTLAITVDEMLHHTRAVRRAVHSGLVIADMPYGSYQLGAEEALHNAARFIKESGAEAVKIEGGEKRVGLISRLRDAEIPVMGHIGLTPQSLLLMGGYKVQGKNLADVEQLMRDALALERAGVFCIVLEGIPREVAAMITAEVRVPTIGIGAGPECDGQVLVLHDILNLTFAPQAKFVRHYADVAATIRRALESYKADVEARAFPSDGESYHLPAETRLALESICERKRALRK; from the coding sequence ATGAGTTTCACTTCTTCGCATGAGCAGCAAGAAAGCTCTTCTCGTCCTAAAGTCACAATCCAATCCATTCAAGAGAAAAAAGGCAAGCAGCGGATTACCTGCCTGACTGCCTACGACTATCCCAGCGCACGGCTGGTGGATGAGGCCGGCATTGACATGATCTTAGTCGGCGATTCGCTCAGCATGGTGGTGCTGGGGCAAGAGAACACTCTCGCCATCACCGTGGATGAGATGTTGCACCACACCCGCGCCGTGCGCCGCGCTGTACACAGTGGGCTGGTGATTGCCGATATGCCGTATGGCTCGTATCAACTGGGCGCAGAAGAAGCGCTGCACAATGCCGCACGCTTTATCAAAGAGTCAGGAGCCGAAGCGGTGAAGATTGAAGGCGGCGAGAAGCGCGTGGGATTGATCTCGCGCCTGCGCGATGCCGAAATTCCCGTGATGGGCCACATTGGCCTGACTCCGCAGTCGTTGCTGCTCATGGGCGGCTACAAAGTGCAGGGAAAGAACCTGGCTGATGTTGAGCAGCTCATGCGCGATGCTTTGGCGCTGGAGCGGGCCGGCGTTTTTTGCATCGTCCTGGAAGGAATACCGCGTGAGGTCGCAGCCATGATCACCGCTGAAGTGCGTGTGCCCACCATCGGAATCGGCGCCGGCCCGGAGTGCGACGGCCAGGTGCTGGTGCTGCATGACATCCTGAACCTGACCTTTGCTCCACAAGCCAAATTTGTGCGGCACTATGCCGATGTTGCGGCAACCATACGCCGCGCGCTCGAGAGCTACAAAGCCGACGTGGAAGCGCGAGCATTTCCCAGCGACGGGGAATCGTATCATCTTCCTGCGGAAACACGGCTGGCGCTGGAGAGCATCTGCGAGCGGAAGCGTGCATTGCGGAAGTGA
- the panC gene encoding pantoate--beta-alanine ligase, protein MKIVHSIEEMRALCRAAKSNGQRLGFVPTMGALHAGHLALVRTSLAQCKTTAVSIFVNPTQFGPNEDFAKYPRTLERDQKMLEAEGVSLLFTPTVEEIYPKGASTFVTVEGLSERLCGGTRPGHFRGVATVVSKLFHIVEPDVAYFGQKDAAQVAIIRKMVRDLAFALEIAVVPIVREPDGLALSSRNAYLTPSERKQALVLYRALCRVQTLADKGERNSRKLIEAAQDIFREEPGVRLDYVEIVNQETLDPVSDVSQGALVAVAAFVGTTRLIDNIVL, encoded by the coding sequence ATGAAAATCGTCCACTCTATCGAGGAGATGCGCGCCCTCTGCCGTGCTGCCAAAAGCAACGGACAGCGGCTCGGATTTGTGCCCACCATGGGCGCGCTGCACGCGGGACATCTTGCCCTGGTGCGTACCTCGCTGGCACAGTGCAAGACGACGGCGGTTTCCATCTTTGTGAACCCTACTCAGTTCGGCCCCAACGAGGACTTCGCCAAGTATCCACGCACCCTGGAGCGCGATCAGAAGATGCTGGAGGCGGAGGGAGTTTCGCTATTGTTCACCCCGACGGTGGAAGAGATTTATCCCAAAGGCGCCAGCACCTTTGTAACGGTAGAAGGCTTAAGCGAGAGGCTTTGCGGAGGTACGCGCCCCGGCCACTTCCGCGGAGTTGCCACCGTGGTCTCCAAACTGTTCCACATCGTTGAACCCGACGTTGCCTACTTCGGACAAAAAGATGCTGCCCAGGTCGCCATCATCCGCAAGATGGTGCGCGATCTGGCGTTTGCGCTGGAAATTGCGGTCGTGCCCATCGTCCGCGAGCCCGATGGCCTGGCCCTGAGTTCACGCAACGCCTACTTGACTCCCAGCGAACGCAAGCAGGCGTTGGTTTTGTATCGGGCACTCTGCCGTGTGCAGACATTGGCTGACAAAGGCGAGCGCAACTCCCGCAAACTGATAGAAGCGGCCCAGGATATTTTTCGGGAAGAGCCTGGAGTGCGGCTGGACTACGTGGAAATTGTGAATCAAGAAACGCTTGATCCTGTCAGCGATGTTTCTCAAGGTGCGCTGGTGGCAGTGGCGGCGTTTGTGGGGACTACGCGGCTGATTGATAACATTGTGTTGTAA
- a CDS encoding PhoU domain-containing protein, with amino-acid sequence MNRPKSKTRKPHELTALAVKGCLIAKDAAYNISDLITTRSAIAALAVKDCEKELDQIERQIDERLPQAITQVSEDMARELLACLKFITDLERIGDLLYYVAQRVQVLQGLHKKDTQPMAEMALVLQKMLEKVHEGFMARDLGMASDVLSMDSKLDQLRQSLFQRHLEQQRNGADVISILLIAQALERAGDHTKNLAEELFNLVQRHSLRHQPKRPRSQS; translated from the coding sequence ATGAACCGCCCAAAGAGCAAGACAAGAAAGCCTCACGAGCTGACTGCGTTGGCAGTCAAGGGCTGCCTCATTGCGAAAGACGCTGCTTACAACATCAGCGACCTGATCACAACCCGGTCAGCGATAGCCGCACTGGCGGTCAAAGACTGCGAAAAAGAGCTGGACCAGATTGAACGGCAGATTGATGAGAGGCTGCCGCAGGCCATCACGCAGGTATCAGAAGATATGGCCCGCGAACTCTTGGCATGTCTTAAGTTCATCACCGACTTGGAACGCATCGGGGATCTTCTCTACTATGTGGCGCAGCGCGTGCAGGTGTTGCAGGGTTTACATAAGAAAGACACGCAGCCCATGGCAGAGATGGCCCTGGTCCTGCAGAAGATGCTGGAAAAGGTGCATGAAGGTTTTATGGCGCGGGACCTGGGGATGGCAAGCGATGTGCTCAGCATGGATAGCAAGCTCGACCAATTGCGGCAATCTCTGTTTCAACGTCATTTGGAACAGCAGCGCAACGGCGCCGATGTCATAAGCATTCTCCTCATCGCGCAGGCATTGGAGCGCGCAGGAGACCACACCAAGAACCTTGCCGAAGAGCTCTTCAACCTGGTGCAGCGTCATAGCCTGCGCCACCAACCCAAGAGACCCCGAAGCCAGAGCTGA
- a CDS encoding SRPBCC domain-containing protein, with product MPDILHRVGIKASPDKVYEALTEQEGLAGWWTRNTKASPAVGAVNQFRFGDKGFNDMKVVELAPGQRVKWQCVNGAKEWIGTELTFDLKQEGGLTIVLFAQRGWKEQVEFMHFCSTKWATYLLGLKSLCETGTGTPYPDDVDIG from the coding sequence ATGCCCGATATCTTGCACCGGGTTGGAATTAAGGCGTCACCTGACAAAGTCTATGAGGCGCTCACAGAGCAGGAAGGCCTGGCTGGCTGGTGGACCAGAAATACCAAGGCCTCTCCTGCGGTGGGGGCTGTCAATCAGTTTCGCTTCGGCGACAAAGGATTTAATGACATGAAGGTCGTGGAACTCGCGCCCGGCCAACGCGTCAAATGGCAGTGTGTCAATGGCGCCAAGGAATGGATCGGCACCGAGCTGACCTTTGACTTGAAACAGGAGGGCGGTCTCACCATCGTTCTCTTTGCCCAACGTGGCTGGAAAGAACAGGTGGAATTCATGCACTTCTGCAGCACCAAATGGGCAACTTATCTTCTCGGCCTGAAATCGTTGTGCGAAACAGGCACAGGAACTCCGTATCCGGATGATGTTGACATTGGCTGA
- a CDS encoding SRPBCC family protein, with the protein MSNKPQFVYVTYIATTPEKLWHALIDAEVTKKYWWNHRNASDWKVGSAWKHQDYDDPARVDIVGKVVESKPPRRLVLTWAYPADAANEAKHSRVTFELEPLADCVRLTVTHDELEPGSEMLIGITRGWPGVLSNLKTLLETGKVLAIPPGGRSKS; encoded by the coding sequence ATGAGCAATAAACCGCAATTTGTATACGTGACTTACATTGCCACCACACCAGAAAAACTTTGGCACGCATTAATTGACGCTGAGGTCACCAAGAAATATTGGTGGAATCATCGGAACGCCTCTGACTGGAAGGTGGGTTCGGCGTGGAAACATCAGGACTACGACGACCCGGCTCGCGTTGATATCGTGGGCAAGGTAGTCGAGAGCAAGCCGCCACGTCGCTTAGTCCTTACGTGGGCGTACCCCGCCGATGCCGCCAATGAGGCGAAGCACTCCCGGGTTACCTTCGAGCTTGAGCCGCTTGCTGACTGCGTTCGCCTTACCGTGACTCACGATGAGTTAGAGCCGGGCTCTGAGATGCTCATTGGTATTACACGAGGCTGGCCTGGCGTTCTCTCGAACCTGAAGACCCTGCTCGAGACCGGGAAAGTACTAGCAATTCCGCCAGGCGGAAGGAGCAAGTCCTAA
- a CDS encoding metalloregulator ArsR/SmtB family transcription factor: MDAVFKALADPSRRQLLDQLREKNGQILGELCEHLDMTRQAVTKHLALLEKANLVATVWRGREKLHYLNPMPIHEIYERWIGKYERQRLRALHDLKKGLEADHEQ; this comes from the coding sequence GTGGATGCGGTGTTCAAAGCGCTCGCTGACCCCAGCCGCAGACAGTTACTTGACCAGCTTCGCGAAAAAAATGGGCAAATCTTGGGGGAGCTGTGTGAACACCTCGACATGACCCGCCAAGCGGTCACCAAGCACCTGGCGCTGCTGGAAAAGGCGAATCTCGTCGCCACCGTTTGGCGTGGGCGCGAGAAGCTGCACTACCTCAATCCCATGCCGATTCACGAGATCTATGAGCGTTGGATTGGAAAATACGAACGTCAGCGCCTGCGTGCGCTGCACGACCTCAAGAAAGGATTGGAAGCAGATCATGAGCAATAA
- a CDS encoding DNA-3-methyladenine glycosylase: protein MLDLAGLRALPAQFYIPDPREIAPQLLGKVLLRKRGRSLRAGRIVELEAYLGTGDRAAHAAAGLTRRTSVIFGPPGRAYVYLNYGLHYCLNISCMPEGQAGCLLVRALEPLTGLAAMARTRGMTAAGTAYDAHLLCSGPARLCQALEITRERDNDLDMTSPDSGLWIADDGYKVKETVITPRIGITKSAGLPLRYYIAGNLFVSALKKNNPAS from the coding sequence ATGTTGGACTTAGCGGGGCTGCGTGCGCTTCCAGCCCAATTTTACATACCCGACCCTAGAGAAATTGCACCGCAATTGCTGGGCAAGGTGCTCCTGCGGAAAAGAGGGCGCTCACTGCGTGCCGGACGTATTGTTGAGTTGGAAGCCTATTTGGGAACGGGTGATCGCGCTGCTCACGCCGCCGCGGGTCTTACCCGGCGAACTTCTGTAATCTTCGGTCCGCCCGGACGTGCTTACGTTTATTTGAATTATGGGCTTCATTATTGCCTGAATATTTCCTGCATGCCGGAAGGGCAAGCGGGATGCCTACTCGTCCGCGCACTGGAGCCACTCACCGGCCTGGCTGCCATGGCAAGAACTCGCGGCATGACCGCTGCCGGAACAGCATATGATGCTCACCTGCTCTGCAGCGGCCCGGCGCGTCTATGTCAGGCGCTGGAGATCACCCGCGAGCGCGACAACGATCTCGATATGACCTCGCCCGATTCCGGTCTCTGGATCGCCGATGACGGATACAAAGTGAAAGAAACAGTCATCACGCCGCGCATTGGCATCACCAAATCTGCCGGTCTTCCTTTGCGCTACTACATTGCGGGGAACCTGTTTGTTTCTGCGCTGAAAAAAAATAATCCTGCCTCTTGA
- the dtd gene encoding D-aminoacyl-tRNA deacylase, giving the protein MRAVIQRVSRASVSVDGKIVGQIGQGLLVLLGVSRSDTESGADYLAEKIAGLRIFEDSAGKMNLSLAEIKGSMLLVSQFTLYGDVRRGKRPSFDAAAPPEQARKLYEYMIERLRALGISCQTGVFQAMMQVELVNDGPVTILLDSEKGF; this is encoded by the coding sequence ATGCGTGCCGTTATCCAACGTGTTAGCCGCGCCAGTGTCAGCGTAGATGGCAAGATTGTGGGCCAGATTGGCCAGGGATTGCTGGTGCTGCTGGGTGTCTCCCGCAGCGACACCGAATCCGGCGCTGATTATTTAGCCGAAAAGATTGCCGGGTTGCGTATTTTTGAGGACTCAGCCGGCAAGATGAACCTTTCACTTGCCGAGATAAAAGGATCGATGCTGCTGGTCTCGCAATTTACTCTCTATGGCGATGTGCGGCGAGGCAAGCGGCCATCTTTCGACGCAGCCGCGCCTCCGGAGCAGGCGCGTAAGCTTTACGAATACATGATCGAGCGCCTGCGCGCTTTGGGCATTTCCTGCCAAACTGGCGTCTTCCAGGCGATGATGCAGGTTGAACTGGTGAACGATGGTCCGGTGACTATTCTGTTGGACTCGGAGAAGGGATTTTAA
- a CDS encoding alpha/beta fold hydrolase, which yields MTGTEEYTITKSAEGVRLTGKSQLEAGGQPMDFTEEQTLAPDLSLLRYRLDVSRATGVQSVEAWRDGQTIQMKASAGGQERTGTVPFDPNVIVLDNLITAHFQMVLNSIGGKPPGNSPWTFLVPQVLKTASGKVAMEGEEQGTLTGKPIVVKKYTIELPGVLEELWAEAGTNRLMRVSVPLQNVELVREGFALAPKAEPKKDAAFVERTLEFPSGSLKFPATLCLPANATGKKLPIVILVHGSGPQDRDETIGPNKPFRDLAQGLAAAGIATLRYDKRTFAFKSQLDLKTMTIEDETLADAVAALEFARTLPEADAKRVFVLGHSQGAMFAPAIAQRAQATGAIMMAAAERPLDQIIEEQITFQLKQAGQSEQEIATETDKLKKQFERVRSGEAGDGEIVFYAPVHYWRDLFSRDPLADLKKLQAPVLLLQGGKDIQVRKTDYDLAVQALGSKPPELSEVHWFPNLNHLFLPVEGDSTGAEYGRQGNIPSEVIQIISVWVNKQGAGK from the coding sequence TTGACCGGCACAGAGGAATACACAATCACCAAGAGCGCTGAAGGCGTTCGCCTGACGGGCAAGTCACAGCTCGAGGCGGGTGGACAGCCGATGGACTTCACCGAGGAGCAGACACTGGCGCCCGATTTGAGCCTGCTGCGCTATCGCCTGGACGTCAGCAGGGCAACTGGAGTGCAGTCGGTTGAGGCCTGGCGCGATGGGCAGACGATCCAGATGAAGGCCAGCGCTGGCGGACAGGAGAGAACCGGCACCGTGCCATTTGACCCGAACGTGATTGTTCTCGACAACCTGATCACCGCGCACTTCCAGATGGTGCTGAACAGCATAGGCGGCAAACCGCCTGGCAACTCTCCCTGGACGTTCCTGGTGCCGCAGGTGCTTAAAACAGCTTCCGGCAAGGTTGCGATGGAAGGCGAAGAACAGGGCACGCTTACGGGCAAGCCCATCGTTGTAAAGAAGTACACGATCGAGCTTCCCGGTGTGCTGGAGGAGTTGTGGGCCGAAGCAGGGACGAACCGGCTCATGCGAGTCAGTGTCCCATTGCAGAATGTTGAACTGGTGCGTGAGGGGTTCGCTCTCGCACCCAAGGCTGAGCCCAAAAAAGACGCTGCATTCGTCGAGCGTACGCTGGAGTTTCCCAGCGGCTCGCTGAAGTTCCCGGCAACGCTTTGCCTGCCGGCAAACGCTACGGGGAAGAAGTTGCCGATCGTCATCCTGGTGCACGGCTCTGGACCGCAAGACCGCGACGAAACTATTGGACCAAACAAACCCTTTCGTGATTTGGCACAAGGGCTGGCGGCGGCCGGCATCGCCACACTGCGCTACGACAAGCGGACCTTTGCCTTCAAGAGCCAGCTTGACCTCAAGACGATGACCATCGAAGACGAGACCCTCGCCGACGCGGTTGCCGCACTCGAGTTTGCACGCACGCTGCCCGAGGCCGACGCAAAGCGGGTGTTCGTGCTTGGCCACAGCCAGGGGGCGATGTTTGCGCCGGCGATCGCCCAGCGGGCACAGGCCACCGGCGCCATCATGATGGCTGCTGCGGAGCGTCCTCTGGACCAGATCATCGAGGAGCAGATTACCTTTCAACTCAAGCAGGCGGGACAGTCAGAGCAGGAGATCGCCACCGAAACGGACAAGTTAAAAAAACAATTTGAGCGGGTGCGTTCCGGCGAGGCCGGCGACGGGGAGATTGTTTTCTACGCACCTGTGCACTATTGGCGCGACTTGTTCAGCCGCGACCCGCTTGCCGACCTGAAGAAGCTGCAGGCTCCGGTACTCCTTCTGCAGGGAGGAAAAGATATCCAGGTGCGCAAGACCGATTACGACCTGGCTGTGCAGGCACTCGGGAGCAAGCCCCCGGAGTTGAGTGAAGTCCACTGGTTTCCGAACCTCAACCACCTGTTCCTGCCGGTCGAAGGAGATTCCACGGGCGCAGAATATGGCCGCCAGGGGAACATTCCGTCTGAGGTCATTCAGATCATCTCCGTGTGGGTGAACAAGCAAGGTGCGGGGAAGTGA
- a CDS encoding SRPBCC family protein, with translation MKWVLIVVISLVALVLAVWVIGSLLPKGHTVARTLRLKQSPEAVWAAITDSQAMPAWRPNVVKVERLADQNGHAVWRETYKDGQSLPLEMVELQPPKRLVARIADPTLPFGGAWTYEITPAEGGCTITITERGEVYNPVFRLVSRFMNQAGTIETYLTDLARKFREEPQFKQ, from the coding sequence ATGAAATGGGTTCTCATCGTAGTAATCTCGCTGGTTGCGCTGGTCCTGGCCGTTTGGGTGATCGGGTCACTGCTTCCCAAAGGGCACACCGTGGCGCGCACACTTCGTTTGAAGCAATCGCCGGAAGCTGTGTGGGCGGCAATCACGGACTCTCAAGCCATGCCGGCGTGGCGTCCCAACGTGGTCAAGGTGGAGCGGCTGGCTGATCAGAACGGACATGCCGTCTGGCGCGAGACTTACAAAGATGGTCAATCGCTGCCGCTGGAAATGGTGGAATTGCAGCCGCCAAAGCGGCTGGTCGCACGTATCGCCGACCCTACGCTTCCCTTTGGCGGCGCCTGGACTTACGAAATCACGCCCGCCGAAGGCGGTTGCACGATAACAATTACCGAGCGCGGCGAGGTCTACAACCCTGTATTCCGGCTGGTCTCGCGTTTTATGAACCAGGCAGGCACAATCGAAACCTACCTCACTGACTTGGCGCGCAAGTTCAGGGAAGAACCGCAGTTCAAGCAGTAG
- a CDS encoding MarR family transcriptional regulator encodes MKDQAVRRLLESYPKIFFACHVRHVRDPETRKELSAHQASILDHLDDKEPTSLMTLAKHMGVTASTMSLTVDRLVRSGHVVREKDPGDARRVCLRLTPAGLRIKTMEKVLDPERVHDLLARLPAEDREAGLRGLELLASAAVQQIHSKQIKPEGSGS; translated from the coding sequence GTGAAAGATCAGGCAGTTCGGCGGCTTCTCGAGTCCTATCCGAAGATTTTTTTCGCCTGTCACGTGCGCCACGTACGCGACCCTGAAACTCGCAAAGAACTGAGCGCGCATCAGGCGAGCATCCTCGATCACCTCGACGATAAGGAGCCAACTAGCCTGATGACGCTGGCCAAACACATGGGGGTAACGGCTTCAACCATGTCACTGACCGTGGACCGCCTGGTTCGCAGCGGCCACGTCGTGCGCGAAAAGGATCCGGGGGACGCCAGGCGCGTCTGCCTGCGGCTTACACCCGCCGGGCTGCGCATCAAGACCATGGAAAAGGTGCTGGATCCCGAACGCGTGCATGACCTGCTGGCGCGTTTGCCTGCCGAGGACCGCGAAGCGGGGCTGCGGGGATTGGAACTGCTGGCGTCTGCGGCTGTGCAGCAAATCCATTCGAAACAAATCAAGCCTGAAGGAAGTGGCTCATGA
- a CDS encoding GAF domain-containing sensor histidine kinase has protein sequence MSAVLPLKESSRELIVEVARALDPYFPDITAAWREKITEEFHFEARAVAALERIKIATACSYLCHGDLQGFIENLVYTGTRLAKLKVDTRLVAFSLDIYQSRCEPYLGSLFGERRAEAIAALETLNSATFVTVCGAYFDTKTNESSALLSILDAELAAPTVTVLLERVLRISTTIFKARMGVVLLREIDSDLLRVKASAGLDEEGEFQEDFAVQTGQGFSGAIAQSGEPALSLDAGHDDPSLNPAWRRKAKTLWGMPLKKTDSTVIGVLLLGFDRPYEWLPTERELMRAIADRSALAIDRAHIAETLREREARIAELSGHLLRAQEEERQRISRELHDETGQALMVIRLYLGMLEQTVPQRTPRARIRETVAVVDRTIEGIRRIIGRLSPLVLQELGLVAAIRKEAKDLLKNAGVRVRVNVAENVGRLDAETEIALYRIVQEALHNVAKHAQAHSVNIQLSREEETVKLTVEDDGVGMPAKSNNSRGHSFGLAGIKERVKSMKGVVRVQSAKGKGTRLEVSVPSFAATAVEATATVAVTPLGSRVH, from the coding sequence GTGTCCGCAGTATTGCCGTTGAAAGAAAGCTCGCGTGAGCTGATCGTGGAAGTAGCTCGTGCTCTAGATCCCTATTTTCCCGATATCACAGCAGCGTGGCGTGAAAAAATTACCGAAGAATTTCACTTTGAAGCGCGCGCCGTTGCCGCGCTGGAGCGCATTAAGATCGCAACCGCGTGTTCTTACCTCTGTCATGGAGATCTGCAGGGCTTCATTGAAAACCTGGTTTACACCGGCACGCGACTGGCCAAGCTCAAAGTGGATACACGCCTGGTAGCTTTCTCGCTCGATATTTATCAATCAAGATGCGAGCCCTATTTGGGAAGTTTGTTTGGCGAGCGCCGCGCCGAAGCCATTGCCGCGCTGGAGACGTTGAACTCGGCGACCTTCGTCACCGTATGCGGCGCATACTTTGACACCAAAACCAACGAATCCAGCGCGCTGCTTTCCATTCTCGATGCCGAGCTGGCAGCTCCAACCGTCACGGTTTTGCTGGAGCGCGTTTTGCGCATTTCCACCACGATATTTAAAGCACGCATGGGGGTGGTTCTGCTGCGCGAAATTGATTCTGACCTGTTGCGTGTGAAGGCTTCTGCCGGACTCGATGAAGAAGGCGAATTCCAGGAGGACTTCGCGGTCCAGACCGGCCAGGGATTTTCAGGCGCTATCGCCCAGAGCGGCGAGCCTGCACTTTCACTCGACGCCGGTCATGATGATCCCAGTTTGAATCCTGCCTGGCGCCGCAAAGCGAAAACTTTATGGGGCATGCCGCTCAAGAAAACCGATAGCACTGTGATCGGAGTCCTGCTGCTCGGCTTTGATCGTCCTTATGAATGGCTGCCTACGGAGCGCGAACTGATGCGCGCCATCGCCGACCGCTCCGCTCTGGCCATTGACCGCGCCCACATTGCCGAGACTCTGCGTGAACGCGAGGCCCGCATCGCTGAACTCAGTGGACACCTGCTGCGCGCGCAGGAAGAAGAACGCCAGCGCATCAGCCGCGAGTTGCACGACGAAACCGGGCAGGCGCTGATGGTGATCCGGCTCTACCTGGGCATGCTGGAGCAGACCGTGCCGCAGCGCACACCGCGCGCAAGAATCCGCGAGACCGTAGCCGTCGTGGACCGCACCATTGAGGGCATCCGCCGTATTATCGGCAGGCTCTCACCCCTCGTTCTGCAAGAGCTGGGGTTGGTGGCTGCGATTCGTAAAGAGGCGAAAGACCTCCTCAAAAATGCCGGGGTGCGAGTGCGGGTCAATGTGGCCGAGAATGTGGGCCGTCTGGATGCGGAGACCGAAATCGCCCTATACCGCATCGTGCAGGAGGCCCTGCATAATGTGGCCAAGCACGCCCAGGCGCACTCGGTGAATATCCAGTTGTCGCGCGAAGAGGAGACGGTGAAGCTCACGGTCGAAGACGACGGCGTGGGTATGCCGGCAAAATCCAATAATTCGCGAGGCCACTCTTTTGGCCTGGCTGGAATCAAAGAAAGAGTGAAGTCCATGAAGGGAGTGGTGCGCGTGCAATCAGCCAAGGGCAAAGGGACGCGGCTCGAGGTCAGCGTGCCATCGTTCGCGGCGACGGCGGTTGAAGCCACAGCCACCGTAGCAGTAACTCCCCTGGGTTCGCGCGTCCATTAG